In the Paenibacillus sp. FSL R7-0337 genome, CTCGCCGGAGATCGGCAAGCAGGAAGCGCTTAAGGCCATCGGGAAGTTCAACGGCAAACCGGAGGTTGGACGCTTAATCGTGGGCGTATGCTCGGCGATTGGTGCAGCAGACGGCGACTTCGATGAGCATGAGAAAGCGGTTGTGCGGAATATCTGCAGCGTACTGGGACTCAGCCCAAGTGAATTCAGCCTGTAATTACAGGCTGGATTTCATTTGCTAATTACTGAAACTTTAGGCGATGGACCGCCGTATCACTGATGTAATACCCGCAAGCACACTTCTATCTGGAAACGGAGGTACTTCAAGTTGGCTGGAATTAATCTGGTAAAAGGTCAGAAGATCGATTTAACCAAAGGCAATGCCGGACTGTCTAACGTAATCGTAGGACTGGGCTGGGACCCTGCCGAACCGGCAAGAGGATTCTTTGGGGTTAAAAAACAGGCGAATGTTGACTGCGATGCTTCAGCGCTGCTGCTGAATGAGAACGGCAAGCTGACGAACAAGCTGAACCTCGTCTGCTTTCACAACAAACAGAATGCGAATAACTCTGTAGTTCACTCGGGAGATAATCTGACGGGTGAGGGAGACGGGGACGACGAACAGATCATGGTGAATCTGAAGTCGATTCCTGCCGATGTTCATAAAGTCCTTGTTGTGGTTAACATCTACGATGCGGTGAACCGCAAGCAGGATTTCGGCATGATCAAATCTGCGTATATCCGCATTATTAATGCGGCAGGGAATGCAGAATTGGTTAAGTTTAATCTGACAGACAATTATACAGGCTTCACAGCACTGATCTGCGGCGAGCTGTACCGTCATGGCGAAGAGTGGAAATTCGCAGCCATCGGTGAAGCAGCCCACGCCGCGCATATCAATCAGCTGGCAGAACGCTATATCTAAATCCAATTTGAGAAAAGAGGGCTCTATTCATGGCTATTAACTTATCCAAGGGACAAAAAATCGATTTAACTAAAACCAATCCGGGCTTGTCCAAAATCACAGTCGGCCTAGGATGGGACACGAATAAATATGATGGCGGCAAGGACTTCGACCTTGATGTGTCGGTGTTCCTGACCAATGCCAGCGGTAAAGTGGACAAGGAGTCCAACTTCATCTTCTTCAACAACAAGCAGAACGAGAACGCATCTGTCGTTCACACCGGCGATAACCGCACAGGGGAAGGCGACGGAGACGATGAGCAGGTTCAAGTCGATTTGCTTAATGTTCCTGCAGATGTGGACAAGATTGCCTTCACCATTACCATCTATGAAGCAGAGTCCAGAAGCCAGAACTTCGGACAAGTCTCCCGTTCTTATGTGCGTATCGTTAACGATGCGAATAGTGAGGAACTGATCCGCTTTGACCTGGGTGAAGATTTCTCCGTTGAAACAGGCGTAGTTGTCGGTGAATTGTACCGTAACGGTGCAGAATGGAAATTCAACGCGATCGGCAGCGGCTACAAGGACGGTCTGGCCGGCTTGACCCGTGATTACGGCCTGCAATAAGGCTCTGACATTACGGGAATTAAATCTGTAAGGAAAGAGGGTTTTTGACAGTGACGATCAGTCTTTCCAAAGGACAGCGGATTGATCTTACCAAGACGAATCCGGGTCTGACCAAAGTTGTAGTAGGACTGGGCTGGGATACAAACAAGTATAGCGGCGGCAAGGATTTCGACCTCGATGCATCAGCATTCCTGCTGCATGAGGACGGAAAATCCAAAAGCGAAAATGACTTTGTATTCTATAACAACCCGACTGGCGGTACAGGCTCTGTAACCCATACAGGCGACAACCGTACAGGTGAAGGCGACGGGGATGATGAACAGATCATCGTAGACTTCAGTCTGGTACCTGCGAATATTCAGCGTATCGGGATCACGGTCACGATCTATGATTATGAGACCCGTGCGCAGAACTTCGGACAAGTCTCCAATGCTTTTGTCCGCGTTGTAGATGCATCCAGCGACCGTGAGGTTCTGCGGTTCGATCTGGGCGAGGATTTCTCCACCGAGACGGCTGTAGTCTTCTGTGAATTCTACCGCCAGGGGGCGGATTGGAAATTCCAGGCGATCGGCAGCGGCTTCGCCGGCGGACTAAGCGCATTATGCAAAAACTACGGGCTGGACGCGCAATAAGAGCTTCAAAGGCGGGATCATCATCGATCCTGCCCTTTTTATACACAAAATCTGATAAGTTGCGCTCTTATCCATGTATAAAGGTGGCGTAAGAATGAATACAGAAGTAGTCAAAGGGCAGAAAGCAGACCTGACCAAAGGGAGCCCGGGGCTCCGCAGCATTACGGTTGAGATCGGGTGGAAAGCTCCGTCTTCCATGGATATTGATGCTTCCGCATTCCTGCTTGGAGCTGGCGGTAAAGTGGGCAGTGACGATGATCTGATTTTTTATAATAACCCGTCTACTCCCTATATCACCTATAAGGATGTGCCGGGGACGGCTTCGGGCGGATTGAAGCAGTTCGAGGTCTCGCTGGAGCGGATTCCGGCAAACATAGTGAAGATTGCCTTCACCCTTACTCTGTATGACGGAGAAAACCGCAAGCAGATGTTCGGACAAATGAGCGAAGCGGAGTGCCGGGTCGTAAATCAGGCGACAGGTGCGCAGCTTCTGCGGTGTAACCTCGGAAATCAGTTCTCTGTGGAAACGGCTGTTGTAGTTGGAGAATTATATAGACATGGTGAAGAATGGAAATACAGTGCGATTGTTGCGGGCTTCTCGGGCGGGCTTAAGGCGCTCTGCGGCAACTACGGCATAGAAGTTGAGGATGAGCCTGCACCGGCACCGAAGCCGCAGGAACAGACGCCGCCGGGACGCCCGCCGCTTCAAGTACCGCCGCCCCGCGCGGAGTCATCCAGACCGAATATTGTGATTCCGCCACCGCCTGCACCGGCACCGCCTAAGCAGGAGGCTGCTCCCGCACCGGCGCTGAATCTCAATCTCAAGAAGATTGAGCTGAAGAAGAAGGGCGATTCGATTAACCTGAAGAAATCCGCCTCCGGACTGGGTGAGCTGTTGATTAACCTCAACTGGAACCAGAAGCAGGGCGGAGGGCTGTTCAGCCGTAACAAGGGCGGGGTGGATCTCGATCTGGCCTGTCTGTATGAGCTGAAGAACGGCAGCAAAGGCGTGGTGCAGGCACTGGGCAATGCGTTCGGTAACCTGCAGCAGCAGCCTTATATGATGCTCGATGGAGATGACCGGACCGGCTCCGTAACATCCGGCGAGAATCTGCGTATAAACGGAAGTAAGGTTGCCCAGATCGAACGGATTCTGGTGTTTGCCTTTATTTACAAAGGAGTTACCAACTGGTCTGAGGCGGATGGAGTGGTTACCCTGAAGCAGGATGGAGGACCGGATATTATCGTTAATCTGGACGAGCATAACAACCGTAAAGGCATGTGCGCCATCGCGCTGATCCGGAATGTGGACAATGAGACCTTCAGTATTGAACGGCTCGTGCAATATTTCAGCGGTCACCGGGAGATGGATGAGGCTTATGGCTGGGGGCTTCGCTGGGTAGCGGGAAGCAAATAATTTGATATTACCGGAGGCGCAAGTGGAATGGACTGGTTCAGTGATTTTTTTAGGAGTATCGGTGAGAATTACGGGCATTTCTTCTCATGGAGTGATATTGCAGGAACGCTCTCCGACCCTGTCAGCTGGGGAATTATCGGAAGTCTGATTCTGCTGGAGGGTCTGTTGTCCGCTGATAACGCGCTTGTACTGGCGGTTATGGTTAAGCACCTTCCGAAGGAGCAGCAGCGTAAGGCTTTGTTCTACGGGATACTCGGCGCTTATTTATTCAGATTCCTGGCGATTGGTCTGGGGACCTATCTCGTCAAATTTACGCTGGTTAAGGTGCTCGGGGCCTTGTATCTCTTCTATATTGCCTACAAAGGGCTGTTCAAGGGCAGCGGTGAAGATGGCGAGATTAAGAATAAAGGTGCCTCTTTCTGGAAGACGGTCCTTCTGGTTGAATTAATGGATATTGCCTTCAGTATTGACAGCGTGGTAGCAGCATTCGGTCTTAGTTCTGAAGTCTGGGTACTCTTCCTTGGCGGTATTCTCGGCGTACTGATGATGCGCGGTGTGGCACAGGTGTTCCTCAAGCTGATCGCAAGATATCCTGAACTGGAACAAACGGCATTCCTGCTTATTGCACTGATTGCCGGTAAAATGCTTGCCGGAGCCTTCGGCTATGAATTGCCGCATGTAATTTTCTTCGGTATTCTAATTGCGGTGTTTGCAGGTACTATCGTGTATAGCGCAAGCAAACGGAAGAAGGCCGAGAACCACAAAGCCTGATTCACCTCTGCTTCATATTTTTATCCTTATAGCTGTGCAGGAAGGCGCGGGGTTCACGGGAAGGGTGGACTCCGGCGCGCCTTTCGGGTAATCGTAATAGGTGTTTATAGCATGGCCTTTGCTTGGGTTCAAAGAAAGCCGGATACCGTCCCCGAGAGGACGGCATAGCTGGTTCTGCTCGAAGCCAAAGGCCATTTGTATTGTGCTGGCACAACATTAAGGGGGAAGGGCTTTGAGATATTTCGATTACCTCACACAAGAACAGGAAGCCTCATTATTCCATGTTCCGCCGGTTTCATTTGA is a window encoding:
- a CDS encoding TerD family protein; this translates as MAGINLVKGQKIDLTKGNAGLSNVIVGLGWDPAEPARGFFGVKKQANVDCDASALLLNENGKLTNKLNLVCFHNKQNANNSVVHSGDNLTGEGDGDDEQIMVNLKSIPADVHKVLVVVNIYDAVNRKQDFGMIKSAYIRIINAAGNAELVKFNLTDNYTGFTALICGELYRHGEEWKFAAIGEAAHAAHINQLAERYI
- a CDS encoding TerD family protein, with the translated sequence MAINLSKGQKIDLTKTNPGLSKITVGLGWDTNKYDGGKDFDLDVSVFLTNASGKVDKESNFIFFNNKQNENASVVHTGDNRTGEGDGDDEQVQVDLLNVPADVDKIAFTITIYEAESRSQNFGQVSRSYVRIVNDANSEELIRFDLGEDFSVETGVVVGELYRNGAEWKFNAIGSGYKDGLAGLTRDYGLQ
- a CDS encoding TerD family protein, coding for MTISLSKGQRIDLTKTNPGLTKVVVGLGWDTNKYSGGKDFDLDASAFLLHEDGKSKSENDFVFYNNPTGGTGSVTHTGDNRTGEGDGDDEQIIVDFSLVPANIQRIGITVTIYDYETRAQNFGQVSNAFVRVVDASSDREVLRFDLGEDFSTETAVVFCEFYRQGADWKFQAIGSGFAGGLSALCKNYGLDAQ
- a CDS encoding TerD family protein, whose translation is MNTEVVKGQKADLTKGSPGLRSITVEIGWKAPSSMDIDASAFLLGAGGKVGSDDDLIFYNNPSTPYITYKDVPGTASGGLKQFEVSLERIPANIVKIAFTLTLYDGENRKQMFGQMSEAECRVVNQATGAQLLRCNLGNQFSVETAVVVGELYRHGEEWKYSAIVAGFSGGLKALCGNYGIEVEDEPAPAPKPQEQTPPGRPPLQVPPPRAESSRPNIVIPPPPAPAPPKQEAAPAPALNLNLKKIELKKKGDSINLKKSASGLGELLINLNWNQKQGGGLFSRNKGGVDLDLACLYELKNGSKGVVQALGNAFGNLQQQPYMMLDGDDRTGSVTSGENLRINGSKVAQIERILVFAFIYKGVTNWSEADGVVTLKQDGGPDIIVNLDEHNNRKGMCAIALIRNVDNETFSIERLVQYFSGHREMDEAYGWGLRWVAGSK
- a CDS encoding TerC family protein gives rise to the protein MDWFSDFFRSIGENYGHFFSWSDIAGTLSDPVSWGIIGSLILLEGLLSADNALVLAVMVKHLPKEQQRKALFYGILGAYLFRFLAIGLGTYLVKFTLVKVLGALYLFYIAYKGLFKGSGEDGEIKNKGASFWKTVLLVELMDIAFSIDSVVAAFGLSSEVWVLFLGGILGVLMMRGVAQVFLKLIARYPELEQTAFLLIALIAGKMLAGAFGYELPHVIFFGILIAVFAGTIVYSASKRKKAENHKA